A genomic segment from Desulfovibrio sp. encodes:
- the ndk gene encoding nucleoside-diphosphate kinase: MQSTFAIIKPDAVSRNLTGEILAAMEASGLKIVALKRLHLSKAQAAGFYAVHKERPFFDSLTEYMSSGPVVCVVLRGEDAVPRWRALMGATNPAQAEPGTMRHKYGQSLEANAVHGSDAAETAAFEIGYFFSGLEITE, from the coding sequence ATGCAATCCACTTTCGCCATTATCAAGCCTGACGCAGTTTCGCGCAATCTGACCGGGGAAATTCTGGCTGCCATGGAAGCTTCCGGCCTCAAGATCGTGGCTCTCAAGCGCTTGCACCTTTCCAAGGCGCAGGCCGCCGGCTTTTACGCTGTGCACAAGGAACGCCCCTTCTTTGACAGCCTGACCGAATACATGTCCTCCGGCCCTGTGGTTTGCGTTGTGCTGCGCGGCGAAGACGCTGTTCCGCGTTGGCGTGCCCTTATGGGGGCCACCAATCCGGCTCAGGCCGAACCCGGAACCATGCGTCACAAGTATGGCCAAAGCCTGGAAGCCAATGCTGTACACGGTTCGGACGCCGCTGAAACCGCGGCTTTTGAAATAGGCTACTTCTTCAGCGGCCTGGAAATCACGGAGTAA
- a CDS encoding tetratricopeptide repeat protein, with protein MRRSKFSGVFSFSADWTASRSKTHFFVWELPDGAYAVQELNAAFQPVAEVERISAKSFLREFKAEPNILAMPVVTPDLSHFEARPVAPQPDASSSAPQPVRKTAEVPAANPGFAPLEMAKPKGKLPDSVQVVTGKADQAPLPFPTRAATGVTAVRYEEGQPPAAPAAQAVQAGPKKAYDLEAARKAKVVETKLRETFRQTLLRLKRPRERKAALLALEQLAHTKEGITPSHKHMFRDFGVRLRQNSQPDLALLFSRKAVELAPEDDHAHFNLARILCSLGMYDEAAAHVAAALSVSSEEPLYFKLLEHIRELKQARSAAKAARQR; from the coding sequence ATGCGTCGCTCAAAATTTTCTGGCGTCTTCTCTTTCTCTGCCGACTGGACAGCTAGCCGCAGCAAAACGCACTTCTTCGTCTGGGAACTTCCTGACGGAGCATACGCAGTGCAAGAGCTCAACGCCGCGTTCCAGCCTGTTGCAGAAGTGGAACGTATTAGCGCCAAATCATTTCTCCGCGAATTCAAGGCAGAGCCCAACATTCTGGCTATGCCTGTGGTTACGCCGGATTTAAGCCATTTTGAGGCGAGACCGGTCGCGCCCCAGCCCGATGCCAGTTCGTCTGCCCCCCAACCCGTGCGCAAAACAGCGGAAGTCCCAGCTGCCAACCCCGGTTTTGCCCCTCTCGAAATGGCCAAGCCCAAAGGGAAACTGCCCGATTCCGTACAGGTTGTAACGGGCAAGGCCGATCAGGCCCCCCTGCCCTTTCCCACGCGCGCAGCCACGGGTGTCACCGCCGTACGCTACGAAGAAGGCCAGCCCCCGGCTGCACCAGCCGCGCAGGCTGTTCAGGCCGGCCCCAAAAAGGCCTATGACCTGGAAGCCGCCCGCAAGGCCAAGGTGGTGGAAACCAAGCTGAGGGAAACATTCCGGCAAACCCTGCTACGCCTCAAGCGCCCGCGCGAACGCAAGGCCGCTCTGCTAGCCCTTGAGCAGCTGGCGCACACCAAGGAAGGGATCACGCCCTCGCACAAGCACATGTTTCGCGATTTTGGCGTTCGTCTGCGTCAAAACTCACAGCCAGACCTGGCCCTGCTGTTTTCACGCAAGGCAGTGGAACTGGCCCCCGAAGACGATCACGCCCACTTCAACCTGGCACGCATTCTGTGTTCACTTGGCATGTACGATGAAGCCGCAGCCCATGTTGCTGCGGCCCTGAGCGTGTCGAGCGAAGAGCCTCTCTACTTCAAGCTGTTGGAACATATCCGCGAGCTCAAGCAGGCGCGTAGCGCGGCCAAGGCCGCGCGTCAGCGCTGA
- a CDS encoding AMIN domain-containing protein: MNKVILSLLVAVCVLGMALIMLNERLRKPEPATPAGIIAPVTPPDAAPPVGAGSPVAAPNVAGGPGTSMQPQPYLPPQSQAGIPDRNASSEAPARAPIPSLKQDEKSAPVSSLASSDPQPAVAKPVVQPKPVTPVTEKTTAAAEPTKEKAAKAAPQHKTITKFVVLARDKGATVRLVGAAPIVYKNMQLSGPDRLVIDLDGKWQIKAPGVPKNPAVTNVRLGKDSDKTRIVIDLSGKVQPKFILSKDGHTLDIRLDH, encoded by the coding sequence ATGAACAAAGTTATTCTCAGTCTTCTTGTGGCTGTCTGCGTTCTGGGCATGGCGCTTATCATGCTTAACGAACGCCTCCGCAAGCCCGAACCCGCAACCCCTGCTGGCATTATCGCGCCAGTTACCCCGCCTGATGCGGCCCCGCCCGTTGGGGCAGGCAGCCCCGTTGCCGCTCCCAATGTCGCAGGCGGCCCAGGTACCAGCATGCAACCTCAGCCCTATCTGCCCCCGCAATCGCAGGCTGGCATTCCAGACCGAAATGCCAGCAGCGAGGCCCCGGCCCGAGCGCCCATTCCCAGCCTGAAACAGGACGAGAAAAGCGCCCCAGTCAGCAGTCTTGCATCGTCCGACCCGCAGCCTGCAGTGGCCAAGCCGGTGGTACAGCCCAAGCCCGTTACTCCGGTTACCGAAAAAACCACGGCTGCGGCTGAACCCACCAAGGAAAAGGCCGCCAAGGCCGCTCCCCAGCACAAGACCATCACCAAGTTTGTGGTGCTTGCGCGTGACAAGGGCGCCACTGTGCGTCTGGTGGGAGCTGCCCCCATTGTATACAAAAACATGCAGCTCAGCGGACCGGACCGTCTGGTTATCGACCTTGACGGCAAGTGGCAGATCAAGGCTCCGGGCGTACCCAAGAACCCTGCGGTTACCAACGTGCGCCTTGGTAAGGACAGCGACAAGACACGCATAGTCATTGACCTTTCGGGCAAGGTTCAGCCCAAATTTATTCTTTCCAAGGACGGTCACACGCTGGATATCCGGCTGGATCACTAG
- the proC gene encoding pyrroline-5-carboxylate reductase, translating into MALTIGCVGCGNMGGAIMAGLAHKGGYSLCGYNRTAARMRPLEELGVRVLESPLAVAQAADVLVLGVKPYQAAEVLEQMRPGLTVEKTVVSVAAGVSRQRLSDAVEGRCPVVRCMPNTPALVGKGVFALCFEDPTLPDARKSDVLAFFNALGVCVELSESKFTAFSALIGAGPAYVFAMMQGLVQAGVTLGFQHKESRDMVAALFGGCATMVEQSSKPLMQLRDDVCSPGGLTIAGVNVLDREGLIGLLVDSVLAANARGKEMES; encoded by the coding sequence ATGGCGCTCACTATCGGTTGCGTCGGTTGCGGCAATATGGGCGGGGCCATCATGGCCGGTCTTGCCCATAAGGGTGGTTACAGTCTGTGTGGATACAACAGAACCGCTGCGCGCATGCGCCCTCTTGAAGAGCTTGGCGTACGCGTGCTTGAAAGCCCCCTGGCCGTGGCGCAGGCCGCCGACGTGCTGGTATTGGGCGTCAAGCCCTATCAGGCTGCTGAAGTGCTGGAGCAGATGCGCCCGGGGCTGACGGTTGAAAAGACCGTGGTTTCGGTTGCTGCCGGTGTGAGCCGCCAGCGGCTGAGCGACGCAGTGGAAGGCCGTTGCCCTGTGGTGCGCTGCATGCCCAACACTCCGGCTCTGGTGGGCAAGGGTGTTTTTGCCCTGTGCTTTGAAGACCCCACCCTGCCCGATGCACGCAAGTCCGATGTGCTGGCGTTTTTTAACGCACTTGGCGTGTGCGTGGAGCTGTCTGAAAGCAAGTTTACGGCTTTCTCGGCTCTCATTGGCGCAGGTCCGGCCTACGTGTTTGCCATGATGCAGGGGCTGGTGCAGGCAGGGGTTACCCTTGGCTTTCAGCACAAAGAATCGCGCGATATGGTTGCGGCTCTTTTTGGCGGCTGCGCCACAATGGTCGAGCAAAGCTCCAAGCCGCTCATGCAGCTGCGCGACGACGTGTGCTCACCCGGCGGGCTGACCATTGCCGGTGTGAACGTGCTTGACCGCGAGGGGCTCATCGGCCTGCTGGTGGATTCCGTGCTGGCTGCCAATGCCCGCGGCAAGGAAATGGAAAGCTAG